The following proteins are co-located in the Bacteroidota bacterium genome:
- a CDS encoding GNAT family N-acetyltransferase — protein MKIKKIIKNKKQFLDLLLLADEQENMIDKYLPLGDLFALFDDDLKSVCVVVPINCKTCELKNIATYAKYRGKGYGRALINYIFDFYQNDYKTILVGTGETPSILSFYESCGFEKSHRVRKFFTDNYDHPMFDGDIQLIDMIYLKKEL, from the coding sequence ATGAAAATAAAAAAAATTATCAAAAACAAGAAGCAGTTTCTTGACTTATTGTTGTTGGCAGATGAGCAGGAGAATATGATTGACAAGTATTTGCCGCTTGGAGACTTATTTGCTTTATTTGACGATGATTTGAAAAGTGTTTGTGTTGTAGTGCCGATAAATTGCAAAACCTGTGAATTGAAAAACATTGCGACATATGCAAAATATCGTGGCAAAGGATATGGTAGAGCATTGATAAATTATATTTTTGATTTCTATCAAAATGACTACAAAACTATACTTGTCGGGACAGGCGAGACACCGTCAATTTTGTCGTTTTATGAAAGTTGTGGATTTGAAAAGTCACATAGAGTAAGAAAATTTTTTACCGACAATTACGACCACCCTATGTTCGACGGCGATATACAACTTATTGATATGATTTATCTTAAAAAAGAATTATAG
- a CDS encoding class I SAM-dependent methyltransferase, whose protein sequence is MKQWYETLFENYGQKYDNECFTQGTIGECDFIEKEINYNKELKIIDIGCGTGRHSIELSKRGYSVTGIDLSESLLEKAREKAKQNGLQLDFLRHDARNLPFENEFDMAIMLCEGGFPLMETDEMNYEILKNVSKSLKNKSKFIFTTLNGLFPLFHSINDFHANGKTEGNAAYDSKNFDLMTFRDFNITKVADDSGLEKELECNERYYVPSEITWLLKSLGFTKIEIFGAKLGAFSREDKLRTEDFEMLVIAT, encoded by the coding sequence ATGAAACAATGGTACGAAACATTATTTGAAAACTATGGTCAGAAATACGACAACGAATGTTTCACACAGGGAACAATTGGCGAATGCGATTTTATTGAGAAAGAGATTAATTACAACAAGGAGCTAAAGATTATTGATATTGGATGCGGCACAGGTCGTCATTCCATAGAGTTATCAAAAAGAGGTTATTCAGTTACAGGGATCGATTTATCTGAATCATTACTCGAAAAAGCGAGAGAAAAGGCAAAACAGAACGGTTTACAATTAGATTTTTTAAGGCACGATGCACGTAATTTGCCTTTTGAAAACGAATTTGACATGGCTATAATGTTGTGTGAAGGCGGTTTTCCATTAATGGAAACCGATGAAATGAATTACGAAATTCTTAAGAATGTTTCTAAATCATTGAAGAACAAGTCAAAATTTATTTTCACAACGTTAAACGGATTGTTTCCCTTGTTTCACTCTATCAATGATTTCCACGCCAATGGCAAGACAGAAGGCAATGCTGCATACGACAGTAAGAATTTTGATTTGATGACCTTCAGGGACTTCAACATTACTAAAGTCGCTGATGACAGCGGACTAGAAAAAGAACTCGAATGCAACGAACGATATTATGTGCCATCTGAAATAACCTGGTTGCTTAAATCGCTTGGGTTTACGAAAATTGAAATTTTTGGAGCCAAACTCGGTGCTTTCTCAAGGGAGGATAAATTAAGAACCGAAGACTTTGAAATGCTGGTAATTGCAACATAA
- a CDS encoding AbgT family transporter, whose translation MKRFFENALNKFITIVEKGGNALPHPAALFGIIALITLVISAIGYYLGWQGVNPATDETIKVINLLSVEGLHRILLEMVDNYTGFAPLGIVMVAMLGIGIAESSGLIKTAINALLIKAPEKWVTFIIVFAGIMSNIASDLGYLLIIPLAGVIFHSLGRHPIAGMSAAFAGVSGGFSANLLIGTIDPLLAGLSTEAARIIDPNYYVMPTANYYFMAVSTFVISFAGTWVTNAWVEPRLGKYSGNVEMEPVKPLMPGEKKGLKWVLYIFIGWLAIFAAGLIPEHGFLRGEDNSVLHSPLLKGFIAVLFLLAASCGIVFGYITKTFKKHNDVITGMNSSFKSLVSFLVLVFFAAQFVAWFKWSNLGLVLAIKGAEILQAMDIGLIPLVLLFVLFSGFINLFMGSASAKWAIMGPVFIPMFMLLGYSPELSQVVFRIGDSVTNVISPMMSFFALIIVYYEKYDAKAGIGTLIGTMLPYSIVFFIAWTLLLIVWILAGLPLGPEAGLYYVK comes from the coding sequence ATGAAACGATTTTTCGAAAACGCACTTAATAAATTTATAACCATTGTTGAAAAAGGCGGCAATGCGCTTCCTCATCCTGCAGCCTTATTTGGAATCATTGCATTAATTACACTGGTGATTTCTGCAATTGGATATTACTTGGGATGGCAGGGAGTAAATCCTGCTACAGACGAAACAATTAAAGTGATAAACCTGTTATCGGTTGAAGGTTTGCACCGGATATTACTAGAAATGGTTGACAATTATACAGGATTCGCACCTCTCGGAATTGTTATGGTAGCCATGCTCGGAATTGGTATTGCCGAAAGCAGCGGGCTAATAAAAACTGCCATCAATGCATTATTAATAAAAGCCCCAGAGAAGTGGGTAACTTTTATTATTGTATTTGCAGGTATTATGTCCAACATTGCCTCCGACCTTGGTTATTTGCTAATAATCCCTCTTGCCGGAGTAATTTTTCATTCACTGGGCCGTCATCCTATAGCCGGTATGTCGGCGGCTTTTGCAGGTGTTAGTGGAGGATTCAGCGCAAATCTTTTAATCGGTACGATTGATCCGCTTTTGGCAGGTCTTTCGACTGAGGCTGCACGAATTATTGATCCGAATTATTATGTAATGCCAACAGCCAACTATTATTTTATGGCAGTTTCTACCTTTGTTATTTCATTTGCTGGAACATGGGTTACTAATGCTTGGGTTGAACCACGACTTGGGAAATACAGCGGGAATGTTGAAATGGAGCCTGTTAAACCATTGATGCCGGGTGAAAAAAAAGGCCTGAAATGGGTATTGTATATTTTTATTGGCTGGTTGGCAATATTTGCTGCAGGACTTATTCCGGAGCATGGCTTTCTAAGAGGAGAGGATAATTCGGTGCTACATTCTCCATTGCTAAAAGGTTTTATTGCAGTTCTTTTTTTACTTGCAGCCAGCTGCGGTATCGTTTTCGGTTACATTACCAAAACTTTTAAGAAACACAACGATGTAATAACCGGAATGAACAGCAGCTTTAAAAGTCTTGTTTCCTTTCTGGTACTGGTTTTTTTCGCAGCACAATTTGTTGCCTGGTTCAAATGGAGCAATCTGGGTCTAGTTCTGGCTATCAAAGGAGCTGAAATATTACAGGCCATGGATATTGGCCTGATTCCGCTGGTATTACTGTTCGTGCTTTTCAGTGGATTTATTAATCTTTTTATGGGAAGTGCTTCAGCAAAATGGGCAATTATGGGCCCGGTTTTCATTCCGATGTTCATGTTGCTCGGATACTCTCCCGAACTATCGCAGGTAGTTTTCCGCATTGGCGACAGCGTAACTAATGTAATATCCCCTATGATGAGTTTCTTTGCTCTTATTATTGTGTATTACGAGAAGTATGATGCAAAAGCCGGCATAGGTACTTTAATCGGAACAATGCTTCCTTATTCCATTGTATTTTTTATTGCATGGACATTGTTATTGATTGTTTGGATTTTAGCAGGTTTACCTTTAGGTCCTGAAGCTGGTCTATATTATGTTAAATAA
- a CDS encoding monovalent cation:proton antiporter-2 (CPA2) family protein, producing MHLPLLQDILILLGFSVVIVFVLQRLKLPSIIGFLLTGVIIGPYGLSLVEAVEQVEILSEIGIILLLFVIGMELSIKQLVSIKKTVFVGGFLQVGITVLAAGLIYYVLGHSWNESVFIGFLFSLSSTAIVLKTLQDRQEISTPHARNALAILVFQDIIVVPMMLITPLIAGESTNLTLSILSLLVKSAVVLVITFISARYIVPKLMHTVAKTNSKELFLLVTFTLCFAVAFLTSEAGLSLALGAFIAGLIVSESEYSHQATSIILPFRELFTSFFFVSVGMLLDFSFFLNNIPVILLLVIVVFLLKSLIAAIAVAILKYPTRTVLLTGLSLFQVGEFAFILSKVGIEYNLLNTQSNQYFLAVSIVSMILTPFVIIASEKITSRFIGVSKKLGLKGIFFSEQGRVEIPDKELENHLVIIGYGVNGSNLAKAAASSDIPFIVIEMNAETVKHEKEKGLPIIFGDATQDHILETVHLSNARAAVIAISDNLATKAIIKNIRTYSDSLYLVVRTRYVNETYELIALGADEVIPEEFETSVQIFTYVLQNFLVTEGEIDQLIEKVRADNYQLFKGELKRPKTYRPKNFADFNITCLRMTADSNKFLGKPLKELNLRAEYGINILGIKRRNKMMESIQPEEILKQDDVIYIQGNQRNIEQFHKLIK from the coding sequence ATGCACTTACCATTACTTCAAGACATACTCATCCTTTTAGGATTTTCGGTCGTTATAGTATTTGTACTTCAACGACTGAAACTTCCTTCTATAATAGGTTTTCTGCTGACAGGAGTCATAATTGGCCCCTATGGATTAAGCCTCGTAGAAGCGGTTGAACAAGTAGAAATTTTATCAGAAATTGGGATAATACTGTTGCTATTTGTTATAGGAATGGAATTATCTATCAAACAACTGGTTTCAATCAAAAAAACGGTCTTCGTTGGTGGATTTTTGCAGGTCGGTATTACCGTTCTCGCAGCAGGACTTATTTATTACGTTTTAGGTCATTCATGGAACGAATCGGTTTTTATTGGTTTCCTTTTTTCTTTGTCAAGTACAGCAATCGTACTAAAAACCTTACAAGACAGACAGGAGATTTCAACACCACACGCAAGAAATGCGTTGGCGATTTTAGTCTTTCAAGATATCATTGTGGTACCAATGATGCTTATTACCCCGCTAATCGCAGGTGAATCAACAAATCTAACTTTAAGTATTCTTTCCCTACTTGTAAAATCGGCAGTTGTTCTCGTAATCACTTTTATTAGTGCACGGTATATTGTACCAAAGTTGATGCATACGGTTGCAAAAACTAACAGTAAAGAACTTTTCCTGTTGGTTACCTTCACTCTCTGTTTTGCGGTTGCCTTTCTTACATCAGAAGCTGGCTTATCTTTGGCACTAGGTGCCTTTATTGCAGGGCTAATCGTTTCTGAGTCAGAGTACAGCCATCAAGCAACAAGTATTATCCTGCCTTTTCGAGAACTATTTACCAGCTTCTTTTTCGTTTCTGTGGGTATGTTACTCGATTTTAGCTTTTTTCTGAATAATATTCCCGTTATCTTGCTATTGGTTATAGTTGTATTCTTGCTTAAATCATTGATTGCAGCAATAGCTGTTGCAATTCTCAAATATCCAACAAGAACTGTTCTTTTGACAGGTTTATCACTTTTTCAAGTTGGGGAGTTTGCATTTATTCTTTCAAAAGTAGGCATAGAATACAACCTATTAAATACTCAATCCAATCAATATTTCTTAGCCGTTTCAATTGTGTCGATGATATTGACACCGTTTGTGATTATTGCTTCCGAGAAAATTACCAGCAGATTTATAGGAGTTTCAAAAAAGCTAGGACTTAAGGGTATCTTTTTCTCAGAACAGGGTAGAGTAGAAATTCCTGACAAAGAATTAGAAAATCATTTAGTTATAATTGGATATGGGGTGAATGGTAGCAATTTGGCAAAAGCAGCCGCTTCGAGTGACATTCCCTTTATCGTTATTGAAATGAATGCTGAAACGGTTAAACATGAAAAAGAAAAGGGTCTGCCTATTATTTTTGGTGACGCAACTCAAGACCATATTCTCGAAACTGTACATCTTTCAAATGCCCGAGCTGCTGTAATAGCCATATCAGACAACCTTGCTACAAAAGCCATCATAAAAAATATTCGGACTTATTCTGATTCGCTGTATTTAGTTGTAAGGACAAGGTATGTTAATGAAACATATGAATTAATTGCTTTAGGTGCAGATGAAGTAATTCCAGAAGAGTTTGAAACTTCGGTACAAATATTCACTTATGTTCTTCAAAATTTTCTTGTAACAGAAGGCGAAATTGACCAACTCATCGAAAAGGTCAGGGCCGACAATTACCAATTATTCAAAGGTGAATTAAAACGTCCTAAAACCTACCGACCGAAAAACTTCGCAGACTTCAATATCACATGTTTAAGAATGACCGCTGACAGTAATAAATTTTTAGGAAAACCACTAAAAGAATTGAACCTAAGAGCCGAATATGGAATAAACATCTTGGGTATCAAAAGAAGAAATAAAATGATGGAAAGCATACAGCCGGAAGAAATATTAAAACAAGATGATGTGATTTATATTCAAGGAAATCAAAGAAATATAGAACAGTTCCATAAATTGATAAAATAA
- a CDS encoding TfoX/Sxy family protein, producing MDALPLTKLPNIGKTLAEKLISVGITNEFELKSTGSENAIIKIHTFDKNDTCINMLYAIEGAIQGIRWHNLENYRKQELKLFYHQLTK from the coding sequence ATGGATGCCCTGCCCTTAACCAAACTGCCTAATATAGGAAAAACACTTGCCGAAAAGCTGATTAGCGTGGGAATCACCAATGAGTTTGAATTAAAAAGTACCGGCAGTGAAAATGCAATAATCAAAATTCACACCTTTGATAAAAACGACACCTGCATTAATATGCTTTATGCAATTGAAGGGGCAATCCAGGGGATCAGATGGCACAATCTTGAGAATTACAGAAAACAGGAATTGAAACTGTTTTATCATCAACTGACCAAATAA
- a CDS encoding APC family permease, with the protein MNTEEGLKREIGFWGLTANIINVVIGSGIFVLPALVSEGLGSAGILAYLFCGFLITLIMLGFAELGSKINVTGGAYAYIEIAFGKYFGFLATNLLIFGTSLMATAAVANALAGTLAYLFPIFNDQLVRIAFFIAIFSGLAITNVIGVKKGITLVKFTTIAKLAPLLLLVIWGSTRIVFDNLTWHEIPAFSDIGKISLILFFAFQGAESSLSVGGEVKNPRKTVPKAILLSFMIILLLYIAVQLVSQGILGDSFPNYKDAPLAEVAKRIMGPLGLTIMISGAAISMFGYLSSDTLNMPRVLFRSAKDKVIPIKALSLVHSKYATPYIAVIVYTYLGCFFAITGEFKQLAILSSSSVLLVYLGVAFAVMKLRSKTFEASNSFKIPGGITIPILSILTILWLLSNLTSQEMKGIIIALGILSFLFLVIKYFKLDKQNY; encoded by the coding sequence ATGAATACTGAAGAAGGATTAAAAAGAGAAATCGGGTTTTGGGGATTGACGGCCAATATCATCAATGTTGTAATTGGATCCGGAATTTTTGTGTTGCCTGCATTGGTAAGCGAAGGATTAGGCTCAGCAGGCATACTGGCCTATCTTTTTTGTGGATTCCTCATCACTTTAATCATGCTTGGGTTTGCCGAACTTGGAAGTAAAATCAATGTTACAGGTGGTGCCTATGCTTACATTGAAATTGCATTTGGAAAATATTTCGGTTTTTTGGCCACTAACTTATTGATTTTCGGCACCTCTTTGATGGCAACAGCAGCTGTGGCCAATGCCCTTGCCGGTACACTAGCCTATTTATTTCCCATTTTTAACGATCAGTTGGTGAGAATCGCTTTCTTCATAGCCATTTTTTCCGGCTTGGCAATTACGAATGTTATTGGCGTTAAGAAAGGGATCACTCTTGTGAAATTCACCACCATTGCTAAACTTGCACCTCTTTTGCTATTAGTGATTTGGGGCTCGACCCGAATCGTGTTTGATAATTTAACATGGCACGAAATCCCAGCGTTTAGTGATATTGGAAAAATATCGCTCATTTTATTCTTTGCCTTTCAGGGTGCTGAAAGCAGTTTAAGCGTAGGAGGAGAAGTTAAAAATCCAAGGAAAACAGTACCTAAAGCCATCCTGTTGAGCTTTATGATAATCCTTTTGCTCTACATTGCTGTGCAGTTGGTTTCTCAAGGAATACTTGGTGATTCGTTCCCGAATTATAAAGATGCGCCTTTAGCAGAAGTTGCCAAAAGGATCATGGGACCTTTGGGTTTGACCATTATGATTTCAGGTGCCGCAATCTCCATGTTCGGATATTTAAGCAGTGATACGTTGAACATGCCCAGAGTACTGTTCCGTTCTGCAAAAGATAAAGTAATCCCGATTAAAGCTTTATCTCTTGTCCATTCGAAATATGCCACCCCTTACATTGCAGTAATTGTCTATACTTACCTGGGATGTTTTTTTGCGATAACAGGTGAATTCAAGCAATTGGCAATTCTTTCTTCATCGTCCGTTTTACTTGTTTATTTGGGAGTTGCATTCGCAGTTATGAAGTTAAGATCCAAGACATTTGAAGCATCAAATTCATTTAAAATACCGGGTGGTATAACTATTCCCATTCTTTCAATACTTACCATTTTATGGCTCCTCTCAAACCTGACTAGTCAGGAAATGAAAGGCATCATCATTGCTTTGGGAATCTTAAGTTTTCTTTTTTTAGTGATTAAATATTTTAAACTTGACAAGCAAAATTATTGA